From a region of the bacterium genome:
- a CDS encoding N-acetylmuramoyl-L-alanine amidase, whose product MYAPYLQEKELVSLKEASSAFKATFDFNPVIQEASLKKDGIKCFLWANKNRAILDKKEIILPFPPKLISSKIYVPIELIKAFAERLNMELRLDDKRIVIAKKGNLLANPKDGFWHILKDGETLWRVSQNYGVELSSLLSLNKIIDPRFVTPGTMLYIPNPPLSKKDENLKPQTPNLELTTPILEKKPEDKSILQKYGIKKIVLDPGHGGKDPGAIGKSGLKEKDVVLDIALRLSNQLKKSLPDTEIILTRDADYYIPLAERTGLANFKKADLFISIHANAAFSRAASGFEVYHLSAVASDKYSEEIAEAENMVVERFKEKNSSLLTELILKDIAQTEFINESIELGLLVQNRVSERLSMKDRGVKSAFFYVLRDAKMPAILIETGFLSNASEEARMKKEDFKEGMVNAICNAIVSYKEQYEKKLVER is encoded by the coding sequence GTGTATGCTCCATATCTTCAAGAGAAGGAGCTTGTATCTTTAAAAGAGGCTTCCTCTGCCTTTAAGGCAACATTTGATTTTAACCCTGTTATTCAGGAGGCATCTTTAAAAAAGGATGGGATAAAATGCTTTTTATGGGCTAATAAGAATAGGGCTATCCTTGATAAAAAAGAGATTATCCTTCCCTTTCCTCCTAAACTTATCTCTTCCAAGATCTATGTTCCTATTGAGCTTATTAAGGCATTTGCTGAAAGGCTCAATATGGAATTAAGGCTTGACGATAAAAGGATAGTGATTGCAAAAAAAGGGAATCTTCTTGCTAATCCAAAGGATGGCTTTTGGCATATTCTAAAAGATGGAGAAACCTTATGGAGGGTTTCTCAAAATTATGGTGTAGAGCTTTCCTCCCTCCTTTCCTTAAATAAAATCATTGACCCAAGGTTTGTTACGCCAGGAACAATGCTTTATATTCCCAATCCTCCTTTAAGCAAAAAAGATGAAAATCTTAAACCCCAAACCCCTAACCTCGAATTAACCACCCCTATTTTAGAAAAAAAGCCAGAGGATAAATCCATTCTTCAAAAATATGGGATAAAAAAGATAGTCCTAGACCCAGGCCATGGAGGAAAGGACCCTGGTGCTATTGGAAAAAGTGGGTTAAAAGAAAAGGATGTTGTCCTTGATATAGCCTTAAGGCTTTCCAATCAGCTCAAAAAAAGCCTTCCAGATACAGAAATAATCTTAACCAGGGATGCTGATTATTATATTCCCCTTGCGGAAAGAACAGGCCTGGCAAATTTTAAGAAGGCAGATCTTTTTATCTCAATCCATGCAAATGCTGCATTCTCAAGAGCCGCCTCTGGATTTGAGGTCTATCACCTATCCGCTGTTGCCTCTGATAAATATTCAGAGGAGATAGCAGAGGCAGAGAATATGGTGGTAGAAAGGTTTAAGGAAAAAAACTCTAGCTTATTAACCGAGCTTATCCTTAAGGATATTGCCCAAACTGAGTTTATCAATGAAAGCATTGAACTTGGTCTGCTTGTTCAAAATAGGGTATCTGAAAGGCTTTCTATGAAGGATAGGGGTGTTAAGTCTGCATTTTTCTATGTTTTGCGTGATGCAAAGATGCCCGCTATTCTTATTGAAACAGGCTTTCTTTCAAATGCATCTGAGGAGGCAAGAATGAAGAAAGAGGATTTCAAAGAAGGCATGGTTAATGCTATATGTAATGCTATTGTTAGTTATAAGGAGCAATATGAAAAAAAGCTGGTTGAAAGATGA
- a CDS encoding GerMN domain-containing protein, giving the protein MKWLAIILSIIIIALLIVVFFPKKIEKGIFVPPSNKIKICLFFPDDQEEYLIPEQREIEKKEKEETIARFIIDELFKGPSQESLHSAIPEGTKLREVYIYDGVLYVDLSQEVSKNHPGGSAAEIATIFSIVNTLTFNLPQYPVKILISGKEQETLAGHISLEEAFIFNKDVVK; this is encoded by the coding sequence ATGAAATGGTTAGCAATTATCCTCTCTATTATCATCATTGCCCTTCTCATTGTTGTTTTCTTTCCAAAAAAAATAGAAAAGGGAATATTTGTTCCTCCATCTAATAAAATAAAAATCTGCCTTTTTTTTCCAGATGATCAAGAAGAATATTTAATTCCAGAACAAAGGGAAATTGAAAAAAAGGAAAAAGAGGAAACAATAGCAAGGTTCATTATAGATGAGCTATTTAAAGGACCTTCACAAGAAAGCCTTCATTCAGCAATTCCAGAGGGAACAAAATTAAGGGAGGTCTATATCTATGATGGTGTGCTTTATGTTGACCTATCACAGGAGGTTTCAAAAAATCATCCAGGTGGTTCAGCCGCTGAGATTGCTACCATATTTTCTATTGTCAACACCTTGACATTTAACCTTCCACAATATCCGGTTAAGATTCTCATAAGCGGAAAGGAACAAGAAACATTGGCAGGTCATATTAGCCTAGAGGAAGCCTTTATT